cattaaatgttaataaaCGGAGCTTAAATAATTCGTTATCGGTTTAATACAACTGCAGTACAAAATATACTTAAAAAACTTACGCTTGCCGAATCATGTTGAGGTGTTTTAGTTTAATTCCGCGTCGCCGTTGCCTTGTTCTTGTCCGTATACAAAATTCAAAGTTCAAACGTTCCTTCTTGCCTCGTCAGAAACTGATTTTTCAAATGTGACCAATCAGCAAGCTCAGCCGCGCGGATGTCCCGCCTTAAGCCACTCCCCGATTTGTAGTGACAATATCCGCTTTTATACTAAATCTAGTGAATCTAACAAATAAGgggaaaatattaatttataatttataaagaTTACCCTTGTAATTATTATCTTGTAAACAGGTTTAATTGTAGTAATATATCTTGTGAAATTTGTGGTTTACACGATGAAACATTTCATAATGTATTTTGGAGTTCAGTTTGTTTTAGTCAGAATGATGTGTTCCATAAAGAtgtgctttaatttttttttctttttttcttctatgaCAAATCTTACCATGAGGAATACTACTTAATTAATCCTCCTACTTTTAGCTAAATTTAGTAttcatacatttacatttggagAAAATGAGCCATTATTTTTCCAAATAAGAAGTTCAACAATACCCAAACTCAATTTTATGATTAAAGAACAAGAAATCTGCCCAATGCGTTTCCATTTGTAagcattttcatgtttttatttgatGGTCActgggttgttgttgttgttgttgttgttgttgttgttttacttaAAGTGCCATCTGACTGTATTTGTAATTCTTTAAAACGTATAGAAAAAGTAAACATGTTTCTGAATAAAAGCGTTTTTTAGCAGTATCATAATTATGGtccaaaataattagtttaacaGTGAAAGGAACTTGACACAAGACAGGAGTAAATTCACCTATCAATAGAAGCCCATGTGTAAGTCTTGAGTGAGCCTGAGCCACTTGGGTCATGTTTTGATTTGACGTTATGGAAGACACTTCTTatacagtttattttttattcgtcCCATTCCTTCTGCCACTAGTGATGTATAGTGTATTGAATGATCTGAAGTCAGAAGGTGGTACATAGTTTATCagctttattttgtaaaaatataaaatgttacaTATTAACAAGATTTATTTATAAGAAATATAAAGATTATGCAGTGTTCAAAAATGCACTTGTATATAAATGGTGATAGGTCTGATTCATGTGAAAATTTGAAATAGTGCAAATGTTAAGCATGCAATTTgaataaagaaaaaacaaacttcttttttttttttttacaaaaacattgATCAAACATACATCCTAATCCTAAATTATACAATCTTATACTCTTCcagattaaataaaatattctcAGGCTGTTCATTAAATTGCTTCTATTGAACATATGCCTACAggatatacaatatataaatatattttactcaGTTGTAGGGGAAACTAACTTTGCTGCCCTGAGTAACCTTATCAAATGTCACATTTCAAACGCATTAGTTTTTTACACCTTTGGTGGAGAAAAGTGCTAGACTGAAAAAATATACTATACAAAGCCCGCTGACCACATTAACGAATGCAGCTCCCGCAGTGTTTGAAAGGGTGATTGGTGGCACATGAGCATGAAGCCACTGCTTCCGTGCAGCCATGTCCAGTTCAATAGCAGTCATCTGGAAATAAGTGCCAATAATAGCAAACACGTGGAAGAGCTGATGACTGTGACCTGTAAAGGATGCATTAAAGGATGAAAGTTTATGATTAATAGAATTTACTGTAGTTTAAAAGCATCACAACTAACATTATGCCATCTGAATTTCATGATGATAAGAAATCTAAGGATCTGTAATTGTACCTATGTAGTCAAAACTACCGGGAGCCAACCGTTCAGGCAGATGTGTGGCAAAAAGAAAGCCAGTGAAGAGAGCCAATGACATGTGCTGATAGTGAACCGCATTGGCCTCATTAATGGTGCAACCCTCACCAGAACACACTAAAATCTACAAAAGGAGGCCAAAAGtccaaacaaattaataaatcatttaaataaattaattttgttcaattgcacatttaatacaaatacagccAGAGTTAAAttgttccacaaaaaaaatacatttgaaaaacaCTTACTCTATAAAAGAGAGGGATGTTGTCAAAGAGATATGGATAAACAAAGGCGATTATCCTTAGACGTTTACAGAGCTTATGATCTTTTTCCACAGAATACCTAAAGGAGAATAACAATTGTTTATTTactgaaaattattttttacaatcaaATACATCAAGGTAAGGATACAAAAGAGGAATTACCTTTTAGTGCTGTGATAATTATACTGAAGAAATGGTAAACCAAgtctaaaaaacaaataaataaaatgtttagtcTTGACATTTTAGCACACTATATactttaagaaaaatataaataaagcaTATTGTATATATTACTAGCTTTTACTGGAATTATAGGTTTTATTGATTCGTCATCCTACCTTGAGTAGCAGGCCAGTGCAGTAGAGATCACAGAGTTGACAACAGCTATAGGAACATAGTATTTGTGAAATGTGCTATTAACCCATTTATCTGGAAATGAGTAAGAAGAGTAGGTGATGGCAGAACCTGTTGATGATCAAATACAGTAATAAGAGGAAATCAAGGAAAGATAATTAGgacaaacatttgaaataagTGGAAACTACATTTTACTCAATAGTTTTGTTGTATTCTGTACCAAGGCTGTAGAAGCTAAGTGCTCCATAATCAAAGAAGAAGCAGATGTGCCTGGCCCGTTCTGACATGGTACTGAAGGTATGAGCACAGCTGGAAGCGAGTGGGTACACACAGCACGACAGCAGGAACACCAGCAAGGGCCAGGTGAAAGGATCCTGCCAATCATCCTGCACCAGCACTACTGTCAGCAGTTTCCATAAGAAAAACctggaaaaataaaaacatctatTACTGGACGATCTAAAATTGCAAACATGTTTGCATGCAAATTGCAAAGCCGTGGTGTAGCAGTAGCCTGAATGCTCTTGCAATAAAATGCTACACGCCCCCAAAattacacacatatacagtTGAGTTCAGAATTATTAGCCCCCTTAACAAATATAaaaagatggctgtaaaaatgtgtttattcttttgatctttcattttaaaaaaaccaacacaaacattttaattgaagtaaaataactgaaagtgtgtatatatatgtgtatatatatacacacacatacaggtccttgtcaaaaaaattagcatattgtgataaaagttcattattttccataatgtaatgataaaaattaaactttcatatattttagattcattgcacaccaactgatatatttcaggtcttttattgttttaatactgatgattttggcatacagctcatgaaaacccaaaattcctgtctcaaaaaataagcatatcatgaaaaggttctctaaatgagctattaacctaatcatctgaatcaactaattaactctaaacacctgcaaaagattcctgaggcttttaaaaactcccagcctggtgcattactcaaaaccgcaatcatgggtaagactgtcgacctgactgctgtccagaaggccatcattgaccccctcaagcgagagggtaagacacagaaagaaatttctgaacaaataggctgttcccagagtgctgtatcaaggcacctcagtgggaaatctgtgggaaggaagagaagaggtgaccggaccctgaggaagattgtggagaaggaccgattccagaccctgggggacctgcggaagcagtggactgagtctggagtagaaacatccagagccaccgtgcacaggcgtgtgcaggaaatgggctacaggggccacattccccaggtcaagacacttttttgaaccagaaaccgaggcagaagcgcctgacctgggctacagagaagcagcactggactgttgctcaaattttgcatgtcatttggaaatcaaggtcccagagtctggaggaagactggggagaaggaaatgccaaaatgcctgaagtccagtgtcaagtacccacagtcagtgatggtctggggtgccatgtcagctgctggtgttggtccaccgTGTTTTATGAAGGgtagggtcaatgcagctacctatcaggagattttggagcacttcatgctttcatctgctggaaagctttatggagatgaagattttgtttttcaccacgacctggtttactgaccatagtattactgtgctcaattggcctgccaactctcctgacctgaaccctatagagaatctgtgggatattgtgaagagaaagttgagacgcaagacccaacactctggatgagcttaaggccgctatcgaagcatcctgggcctccagaacacctcagcagtgccacaggctgattgcctccattgccacatatttcagttggtgtgcaatgaatctaaaatatatgaaagttacatttttatcattattttatggaaaataatgaacttttatcactatatgctaattttttgagaaggacctgtagattAGATTAGCCTggagtcttggggtcagaaagacAACATGTTGTTTGGAAGGGTTTCAAGAACAGTCCTCCTCACTCatccaaaaacaaactccagcatattcagttgtcagGTACGACTGAAACTTTAAACGGGACCTGGTTCAGTGGtcagatgggtttggtgcacAGGTATAAAAAATAAGGATAAAAAGTATCCTGTGTCCACGATTAAATGTACTGCTGGATCTGtgaaaatgtttgaaatgttttctgctggaggtcctggacatttTGTTCAGATACATGGCATCATGGATTCTAATAAATACCAgcagatgaaaaaaaaatcaaaacctgagGGCCTCCGCTACtaatcttataatgggccgtggttgAAAAAAAAcccatcaaaatcaacacaaaaacaTGTCACTGAGAACAAAAcgaagcttctgccatggccATCCCAGTCCCCTGACCTGTAAGAAAATGAGTGGGGTGATATtctttacttcaatgaaagtaagatttttgtgaatgttttgaataaaagatcaaaaggattattaacaatgcagatttactgcctggccaaaaaacacacacacaaaaaaacattgatgtttggatttaaataggcaactgcttaagagtcaatgattggatcatagttgcagtgattattatgtttctagcatgtcatatgtttggcaacagtttctataaccctaattgatggagtgAGCAGATTTTcctttcttaaaaaaacatttaggaagacacatcatggcctgATCTTTACCATAAATCAAATGTATACGCCTCTTGATGGAAATGaatgttatttccatcaagaggtacATACATTTTTCATCAAGATCTGGTATTGACAATAGAAGTCAAGCACtttgtaaagtctcctccagcacatcccaaatactttaaatatatttaaggtCTGGACTATACATAACATAATCACTGCAGTAATGATCCAATAatttaaggtgtttacatgccTGTCTATGTAGATTAAAATCAGCATACACCACATATGTTAATATGATTATGCTCACTGGGAATATGAGCTTAATTGCATTATTTTGATTGAATTATTGTGTTTACATGAGGTAAAGTTTAATCGCAATATTGCCAAAATCTCATTCTAATAAAATTCTCAATTTTAACATTAGCAAATGTAAACatatacaaaaatatgaatGCTGGAACTGAATTTACCATGTAGGCAGAAAATGAGTCCAAATATTAAGAGTTTCATTTGTTAGCTGGAAAAGACTAAGCACACACTCTTTGGCTGAGCTGCATGGGTGACGATACCCTGAAATTATGCCATCTTCATGGAAGACCTATAATGAAACATATTTAACAAAGTCAACTAAACCAGTGTAAAACATAGTCAACAGTGCTATACAGTGAAAAACTTACTTTTGGAACTTGGTTGATGGTGAACACTTGCGGTAGCTTAATGAGATTGAGCATAGTAGAGGAAGGCTCCAGCTATCATAAGGTGAAGAGACCAGCTGCCATCTACAGAGCTTCTTCTTGATTCCTTGTGATTGCTTCGGAAGTTTGTTCTTTAGTGTTCCCCTTGATTATGGGCATCTCACAGTCCAGTCACCAACTCAGGATGTTTCTATAAAATCTCGCTAAATGCACCTATAGGAGTTAACAATTTCAAGATGACATTTTAAATCCATAAGTCTTTCATACATAAAGATTTATATCTGGAGGAAAACACAACACATCCCatatcaaaatgtaaaaatattatgtTGCTGTTTAACCAATCCCTTGTGCTTTAGAATGTACAAACTAAATGTCTCCAATTGCCTTATATAAAGCGAAGCAGGGTTATCCAACTCTAGCCATAAACCTTGTGGCCGCATATTTACCTGCCTGAATAAACACAAAAGTAATCATTAAACCCCTATTATTCTCATATCTATACAGCTACCTGAAAATCTCCATCTCTACCTCAAGTTCAAAAAGGTAGTAGATCATTAACTTTAAGACTGAAGAGGGGAgctgaggagaaaaaaaatcacttttgtGAAAAATGTCTTTGCCCTTTGAATATACAGTAACTTGACACTTTTATTGTTAGGTAGTAAATTCTCCAATTGATTAATCATTATTCAACATACATTAGAGGGATGTGTAAAACCCTAAAAATAATTGCAGGAACTGACGTATCAGAGCTCATATTATGGTAAAATATATATAGCATAGAATACACATAAAAATGCACCCCACACTGTGTCCTAAATCTTTGTTGTatgcaacaaacaaacaaaacaaaaacacacacacacacaaaaaaaacctaatACTTAAATGGaaatataacaaataaatacaggCATTGTATAATATCATTAAAAGGTAAACAACAGATACATCTTTGTTGCATTTGACAAAAGAGTCACACTAAACCAGGTCAAAGCACACAGAGGGGAAACACAATCCAAAAATTCAACTAAACAAATCATATGGAAgtagttttgtgtgtgtgtgtgtgtgtgtgtgtgtgtgtgtgt
The nucleotide sequence above comes from Pseudorasbora parva isolate DD20220531a chromosome 16, ASM2467924v1, whole genome shotgun sequence. Encoded proteins:
- the paqr5a gene encoding membrane progestin receptor gamma-A, translated to MLNLIKLPQVFTINQVPKVFHEDGIISGYRHPCSSAKECVLSLFQLTNETLNIWTHFLPTWFFLWKLLTVVLVQDDWQDPFTWPLLVFLLSCCVYPLASSCAHTFSTMSERARHICFFFDYGALSFYSLGSAITYSSYSFPDKWVNSTFHKYYVPIAVVNSVISTALACYSRLGLPFLQYNYHSTKRYSVEKDHKLCKRLRIIAFVYPYLFDNIPLFYRILVCSGEGCTINEANAVHYQHMSLALFTGFLFATHLPERLAPGSFDYIGHSHQLFHVFAIIGTYFQMTAIELDMAARKQWLHAHVPPITLSNTAGAAFVNVVSGLCIVYFFSLALFSTKGVKN